The Deltaproteobacteria bacterium genome window below encodes:
- a CDS encoding metallo-mystery pair system four-Cys motif protein — protein sequence MLRASIVPLALTLLVPLACGGDDGSPAADSGSSTDDPSTSTTASTTASTTATTATTTATTTDGSSSTGADSSGGSSSGGADSSTGEPADVDVQIHFALRVGDQDAHCNESYDGVGAGDTTVSFRDLRFYVSGVRLLDAEGNETPVALAQDGVWQYEDVALLDFEDASGECGEGTTAEINDLVAGTVPPGEYTGVRFELGVPFALNHADAAVAPPPLDQTAMFWVWAAGYKFLRIDFTNGNVAPDNGWFVHLGSQGCQSDAPTDPPTEACSRPALPTITLDAFDFATQTIVGDIATLVADEDVDADTPMTAPGCMSFMPDVNECDQLFPHLGLSWETGACDNDCAGQDFFTVE from the coding sequence ATGCTTCGCGCATCGATCGTTCCCCTTGCGTTGACCCTGCTCGTGCCGCTGGCGTGTGGCGGCGACGACGGCTCACCGGCTGCCGACAGCGGCAGCTCGACCGATGACCCGTCGACCAGCACCACCGCCAGCACCACCGCCAGCACCACCGCGACGACCGCCACCACGACGGCGACGACGACCGACGGCAGCTCGAGCACCGGCGCGGACAGCAGCGGCGGCAGCAGCTCGGGCGGCGCCGACTCGAGCACCGGCGAGCCCGCGGACGTGGACGTGCAGATCCACTTCGCCCTGCGCGTCGGCGACCAGGACGCCCACTGCAACGAGAGCTACGACGGCGTCGGTGCCGGCGACACCACGGTGTCGTTCCGTGACCTGCGCTTCTACGTCTCGGGCGTGCGCCTGCTCGACGCCGAGGGCAACGAGACCCCGGTCGCGCTGGCCCAGGACGGCGTGTGGCAGTACGAGGACGTCGCGCTGCTCGACTTCGAGGACGCCAGTGGCGAGTGCGGTGAGGGCACCACCGCCGAGATCAACGACCTCGTGGCCGGCACCGTCCCGCCCGGCGAGTACACCGGCGTGCGGTTCGAGCTCGGCGTGCCCTTCGCGCTCAACCATGCCGACGCCGCGGTCGCGCCGCCGCCGCTGGATCAGACCGCGATGTTCTGGGTCTGGGCGGCCGGCTACAAGTTCCTGCGCATCGACTTCACCAACGGCAACGTCGCGCCCGACAACGGGTGGTTCGTGCACCTGGGCAGCCAGGGTTGCCAGAGCGACGCGCCCACCGATCCGCCGACCGAGGCCTGCAGCCGCCCGGCGCTCCCGACCATCACCCTCGACGCGTTCGACTTCGCCACCCAGACGATCGTCGGCGACATCGCCACGCTGGTCGCCGATGAAGACGTCGACGCCGACACGCCGATGACCGCGCCCGGTTGCATGTCGTTCATGCCCGACGTCAACGAGTGCGACCAGCTGTTCCCCCACCTCGGGCTGAGCTGGGAGACGGGCGCGTGCGACAACGACTGCGCCGGCCAGGACTTCTTCACCGTCGAATGA